A window of the Thermoleophilia bacterium SCSIO 60948 genome harbors these coding sequences:
- a CDS encoding ABC transporter permease, with protein sequence MRENRFWNLFLAPGGIWLALLFIAPVSLLLLISFGYTDDLGRTVYLETFDLSNYADAFDPTYLPTLLRSLLFAFATAVLCLLIGYPVAYFIARYGGRYKNALIAALVLPFFINYLVRTYAWVALLSDEGLVNGAATDLGLIDSPIQLINTPFAVIGGLVYGYLIFMILPVYASIERLDRSVIEAGKDLFGTPFRTFWHVTLPQTRQGILAGSVLVFLPAVGDFVSAQLLGGPDTYMVGNLIQEQFTVNENWPFGAALTVVMMGFLSVWMFLYLRSAARDARAAI encoded by the coding sequence GTGCGCGAGAACCGGTTCTGGAACCTCTTCCTCGCGCCGGGCGGCATCTGGCTCGCGCTGCTGTTCATCGCGCCGGTCTCGCTGCTGCTGCTGATCTCGTTCGGCTACACCGACGACCTCGGCCGCACCGTCTACCTCGAGACGTTCGACCTCTCCAACTACGCCGACGCCTTCGATCCGACCTACCTGCCGACGCTGCTGCGCTCGCTGCTGTTCGCGTTCGCGACCGCGGTGTTGTGCCTGCTGATCGGCTACCCCGTCGCCTACTTCATCGCTCGCTACGGCGGCCGCTACAAGAACGCGCTGATCGCGGCGCTCGTCCTGCCGTTCTTCATCAACTACCTCGTCCGCACCTACGCGTGGGTCGCGCTGCTCTCCGACGAGGGGCTCGTCAACGGCGCGGCGACCGACCTCGGCCTGATCGACTCGCCGATCCAGCTGATCAATACGCCGTTCGCAGTCATCGGCGGCCTCGTCTACGGCTACCTGATCTTCATGATCCTGCCGGTCTACGCGTCGATCGAGCGCCTCGACCGCTCGGTGATCGAGGCCGGGAAGGACCTGTTCGGGACGCCGTTTCGGACGTTCTGGCACGTGACGCTGCCGCAGACCCGGCAGGGGATCCTCGCCGGCTCGGTCCTCGTCTTCCTGCCGGCGGTCGGCGACTTCGTCTCCGCCCAGTTGCTCGGCGGCCCCGACACCTACATGGTCGGCAACCTGATCCAAGAGCAGTTCACGGTGAACGAGAACTGGCCGTTCGGCGCCGCGCTGACCGTGGTGATGATGGGCTTCCTGTCGGTCTGGATGTTCCTCTACCTGCGCTCGGCGGCACGTGACGCGAGGGCGGCGATCTAG
- a CDS encoding AzlD domain-containing protein, with translation MSSAVWVTIIALAVTTALIRVSGPILLGGRELPPTAQRVVSLVAPALLAALVVVETLGQAAGSGLQLDERIAGVGVAALILTWRRSALLPAVAAAVVTTAVLRAVI, from the coding sequence ATGAGCAGCGCCGTCTGGGTCACGATCATCGCCCTCGCGGTGACCACGGCGCTGATCCGTGTCAGCGGGCCGATCCTGCTCGGCGGCCGCGAGCTGCCGCCGACCGCCCAACGCGTCGTCTCGCTCGTCGCCCCGGCTCTGCTCGCGGCGCTGGTCGTCGTCGAGACCCTGGGCCAGGCCGCCGGGTCCGGGCTCCAGCTCGACGAGCGGATCGCGGGGGTCGGCGTCGCGGCGCTGATCCTCACCTGGCGGCGCAGCGCGCTGTTGCCCGCGGTCGCGGCCGCGGTCGTCACGACCGCCGTGCTGCGGGCCGTGATCTGA
- a CDS encoding ABC transporter permease — MTGATRTEPIGAAPRSAESASRRRGPRRRRKGGFDRPRFLKLWTALVYVFLFVPIAVVILFSFNGQKSLQVIEGFSWQWYEDFFNDASLKASLVMSLEVAALTMLAATVLGTLLAIGLVRSRGRFTGSANVLMLIPLVIPEIVAGISALLLFSRLGIQLSFLTVVIAHITFSISYVTIVVRARLASMGRDAEEAAMDLGATRWQSVRLVLIPNLWPAVIAAGLLCFALSFDDFVLSYFTTGLDTQPLPVRIWSAIRFGPTPAINALGTIMMVVSLTAVALAVLIPRVFGRKESGVNVLKAGG, encoded by the coding sequence ATGACCGGCGCGACCCGGACCGAGCCGATCGGCGCCGCGCCACGCTCCGCCGAGTCGGCGAGCCGGCGCCGCGGCCCGCGTCGGCGCCGCAAGGGCGGCTTCGACCGGCCGCGCTTCCTCAAGCTGTGGACGGCGCTCGTCTACGTCTTCCTGTTCGTGCCGATCGCGGTCGTGATCCTGTTCTCGTTCAACGGCCAGAAGTCGCTCCAGGTGATCGAGGGCTTCTCGTGGCAGTGGTACGAGGACTTCTTCAACGACGCCTCGCTCAAGGCGTCGCTGGTGATGTCGCTCGAGGTCGCCGCGCTGACGATGCTCGCGGCGACGGTGCTCGGCACGCTGCTCGCGATCGGCCTCGTGCGCTCGCGCGGTCGCTTCACCGGGTCGGCGAACGTCCTGATGCTGATCCCCCTCGTCATCCCTGAGATCGTCGCCGGCATCTCGGCGCTGCTGCTGTTCTCGCGGCTCGGCATTCAGCTCTCGTTCCTGACCGTCGTGATCGCCCACATCACGTTCTCGATCTCCTACGTGACGATCGTCGTCCGGGCCCGGCTCGCGAGCATGGGCCGCGACGCCGAGGAGGCGGCGATGGACCTCGGCGCGACCCGCTGGCAATCGGTCCGGCTCGTGCTGATCCCGAACCTGTGGCCCGCGGTGATCGCGGCCGGGCTGCTCTGCTTCGCCCTGTCGTTCGACGACTTCGTCCTCAGCTACTTCACGACCGGGCTCGACACCCAGCCGCTTCCCGTGCGGATCTGGTCGGCGATCCGGTTCGGTCCGACCCCGGCGATCAACGCGCTCGGCACGATCATGATGGTCGTCTCGCTGACCGCGGTGGCGCTGGCGGTCCTGATCCCTCGCGTCTTCGGGCGCAAGGAGAGCGGTGTCAACGTCCTCAAGGCGGGAGGCTGA
- a CDS encoding SDR family NAD(P)-dependent oxidoreductase, translated as MELRGSRVLVTGATGGLGGAIATALAERGARLVLSSRSPESLAVLAERLPGEGHETLVADLGEPGAAEALAERAGELDAVVANAGVSGSGRIEEFDPARIELTTRVNLEAPIRLFAAALPAMRERRRGQIVAVTSLNDKFAPPLAGMYCATKFGLRGFCMSLREELHGSGVGVSIVAPGFVRDAGMFHASGARAPFYVGTATPEQVGAAVVRAIAADVAEIEVAPLRQRIGAAFAHRYPRLSARFTRKAATALAERVAAGQARGGP; from the coding sequence ATGGAACTGCGCGGATCGAGAGTCCTGGTGACGGGGGCGACGGGCGGCCTCGGAGGGGCGATCGCGACGGCGCTCGCGGAGCGCGGCGCACGGCTCGTGCTGAGTTCGCGGAGCCCCGAGTCGCTCGCCGTGCTCGCCGAGCGGCTGCCCGGGGAGGGCCACGAGACGCTCGTCGCAGACCTCGGCGAGCCCGGCGCCGCGGAGGCGCTGGCCGAACGCGCGGGTGAGCTCGACGCGGTCGTCGCCAACGCCGGGGTCTCGGGCTCGGGCCGGATCGAGGAGTTCGATCCGGCGCGGATCGAGCTGACGACCCGGGTCAACCTCGAGGCCCCGATCCGTCTCTTCGCCGCGGCGCTTCCGGCGATGCGCGAGCGCCGGCGCGGCCAGATCGTCGCCGTCACCTCGCTCAACGACAAGTTCGCGCCGCCGCTCGCCGGCATGTACTGCGCGACGAAGTTCGGTCTGCGCGGGTTCTGCATGTCGCTTCGCGAGGAGCTCCACGGGTCCGGCGTCGGTGTCTCGATCGTCGCTCCCGGCTTCGTCCGCGACGCCGGCATGTTCCACGCCTCCGGCGCCAGGGCGCCGTTCTACGTCGGCACCGCCACGCCCGAGCAGGTCGGGGCCGCCGTCGTCCGCGCGATCGCCGCCGATGTCGCGGAGATCGAGGTCGCCCCGCTCCGCCAGCGGATCGGGGCCGCGTTCGCGCACCGCTATCCGCGGCTCTCCGCTCGTTTCACCCGCAAGGCCGCGACCGCGCTCGCCGAGCGGGTGGCCGCGGGACAGGCGCGCGGCGGTCCTTGA
- a CDS encoding ABC transporter ATP-binding protein, producing the protein MSVTSERATEVETDEAIGLRGVSKSFGDHEAVKRVDLSIARGEFFSLLGPSGCGKTTTLRMLAGFEQPTEGSILLEGEPVEDVPPYRRDVNMVFQSYALFEHLDITGNVAFGLKRRKVEKAEIDRRVGEALELVGLDERATARPAQLSGGQKQRVALARALVNRPKVLLLDEPLGALDLKLRRQMQVELKAIQREVGITFVYVTHDQEEALSMSDRIAVMSDGEVAQCGVPEDIYEHPTEPFVADFIGISNLIEGTVADPQSVRLAIGETVPVELPDGCGPGDSVHIAVRPEKIALDEDVADGMVRLRGTVEQRVYLGMTTQVTVSLGGGARVVAVDTQTYRADPGDRWEAGDEVLVGWHPQHCLVLR; encoded by the coding sequence ATGAGCGTTACGAGCGAGAGAGCGACCGAGGTCGAGACCGACGAGGCGATCGGCCTGCGCGGAGTCTCGAAGAGCTTCGGCGACCACGAGGCCGTCAAGCGGGTCGACCTGTCTATCGCGCGCGGCGAGTTCTTCAGCCTGCTCGGCCCGTCGGGCTGCGGCAAGACGACGACGCTGCGGATGCTCGCCGGGTTCGAGCAACCGACCGAGGGCTCGATCCTGCTCGAGGGCGAGCCGGTCGAGGACGTCCCTCCCTACCGCCGCGACGTCAACATGGTCTTCCAGAGCTACGCGCTCTTCGAGCACCTCGATATCACCGGCAACGTCGCCTTCGGCCTCAAGCGCCGCAAGGTCGAGAAGGCCGAGATCGACCGCAGGGTCGGCGAGGCGCTCGAGCTCGTCGGGCTCGATGAGCGCGCCACGGCGCGCCCGGCGCAGCTCTCGGGCGGGCAGAAGCAGCGCGTCGCGCTCGCCCGGGCGCTCGTCAACCGCCCGAAGGTGCTGCTGCTCGACGAGCCGCTCGGCGCGCTCGACCTCAAGCTGCGCCGTCAGATGCAGGTCGAGCTCAAGGCGATCCAGCGCGAGGTCGGGATCACGTTCGTCTACGTGACCCACGACCAGGAGGAGGCGCTCTCGATGTCGGACCGGATCGCCGTGATGAGCGATGGCGAGGTCGCGCAGTGCGGCGTGCCGGAGGACATCTACGAGCATCCGACCGAACCGTTCGTCGCCGACTTCATCGGGATCTCGAACCTGATCGAGGGAACCGTCGCCGACCCGCAGAGTGTCCGGCTCGCGATCGGCGAGACCGTGCCCGTCGAGCTGCCCGACGGTTGCGGCCCCGGCGACTCCGTCCACATCGCGGTGCGGCCGGAGAAGATCGCGCTCGACGAGGACGTCGCCGACGGGATGGTCCGGCTGCGTGGGACGGTCGAGCAGCGGGTCTACCTGGGGATGACCACGCAGGTGACCGTGTCGCTCGGCGGCGGCGCCCGCGTCGTCGCGGTCGATACCCAGACCTACCGCGCCGATCCGGGTGATCGCTGGGAGGCCGGCGACGAGGTCCTGGTCGGCTGGCATCCGCAGCACTGCCTCGTTCTTCGCTGA
- a CDS encoding VCBS repeat-containing protein, with product MRNRTSLLFLLAATVAVALAWALPATAATPVRGVDKAADAGIADTTKSHGATVADFDGDGLEDILIVLHNTRFPRLEINQGDGTYADRTAQLFPSNPGVDDYHSCPAADIDRDGDIDFYCTHGGNRGGVGPNANELWVQGADGTFSERAREYRVGDPYGRGREATFIDADGDEWPDLFVGNTFPRDDGRSGANRFFLGVDGTRFRAAPGFGLNRTIGGDNLAAARDMDRDGDEDLVICSKTGLWLFDNVRERRFRGERLTRRNEDSCRDAYVGRWNDDARPDIALASRTRVRVLTGRANGRFGQIASRAADDVGSVALGDVDGDGRDDVYLVRLGEDRPGEPASTPDRTDRLYLNRRGGRRLAPQPIPQTRTGLGESATPLDYDRNGLDDFLVLNGLRESQGPITLLAFFRR from the coding sequence GTGCGGAACCGAACCTCGCTCCTCTTCCTGCTCGCCGCCACCGTCGCGGTCGCCCTCGCCTGGGCGCTCCCCGCCACCGCCGCGACCCCCGTCCGCGGCGTCGACAAGGCGGCTGACGCGGGGATCGCCGACACGACGAAGTCACACGGAGCGACCGTCGCCGACTTCGACGGCGACGGCCTCGAGGACATCCTGATCGTGCTCCACAACACGCGCTTCCCCCGGCTCGAGATCAACCAGGGCGACGGGACCTACGCGGACCGCACGGCGCAGCTCTTCCCGTCGAACCCCGGCGTCGACGACTACCACTCGTGCCCGGCGGCGGACATCGACCGCGATGGCGACATCGACTTCTACTGCACCCACGGCGGCAACCGGGGCGGGGTCGGACCGAACGCCAACGAGCTCTGGGTCCAGGGGGCGGACGGAACCTTCTCCGAGCGGGCGCGGGAGTATCGGGTCGGCGACCCCTATGGGCGTGGCCGCGAGGCGACGTTCATCGATGCCGATGGCGATGAGTGGCCCGACCTGTTCGTCGGCAACACCTTCCCGCGCGACGACGGGCGCTCGGGCGCCAACCGGTTCTTCCTCGGCGTCGACGGGACGCGCTTCCGCGCCGCCCCCGGGTTCGGCCTCAACCGCACAATCGGCGGCGACAACCTCGCGGCGGCGCGCGACATGGATCGCGACGGCGACGAGGATCTCGTGATCTGCTCGAAGACCGGTCTGTGGCTGTTCGACAACGTGCGCGAGCGGCGTTTCAGAGGTGAGCGGCTGACGCGCCGCAACGAGGACTCGTGCCGCGACGCCTATGTCGGGCGCTGGAACGACGACGCCCGCCCCGATATCGCGCTGGCCAGCCGCACTCGGGTCCGGGTGCTGACCGGGCGCGCGAACGGCCGCTTCGGGCAGATCGCGAGCCGCGCGGCCGACGACGTCGGCTCGGTCGCGCTCGGCGACGTCGATGGCGACGGGCGCGACGACGTCTACCTGGTGCGGCTCGGGGAGGATCGTCCCGGCGAGCCCGCCTCGACGCCCGACAGGACCGACCGCCTCTACCTGAACCGCCGCGGCGGGCGCCGGCTGGCGCCGCAGCCGATCCCCCAGACCCGGACCGGCCTCGGGGAGTCCGCGACCCCGCTCGACTACGACCGCAACGGGTTAGACGACTTCCTCGTCCTCAACGGGCTGCGCGAGAGCCAGGGTCCGATCACCCTGCTGGCGTTCTTTCGTCGCTGA
- a CDS encoding FAD-dependent oxidoreductase, producing the protein MRVVVIGAGLAGLAAADELERAGREVVVLEARDRVGGRTWSRRLRGGAPVEMGAEFVLPGNDALIDLAHTLGLSLGERGMSYGRRDPVGGIGTDHSELEFAARKVAAGLEGFEPEEAPDAERFLGTLAIPEGAREALRARIEVSAAGHVADISARDLGGLAHIDREPALSIAPGNDSVAKALAERLAGSVRLSTPVRRVRTRPHSVRVDTGDGLEIEADRCIVAIPASVIGRVEFDPPLPSDARAALDGIAYGHAAKLFVPLREPAEPSAVLSVPERFWCWTAHGADGTRPIALNCFAGSPAALERLDVANGPDRWLEAVVRLRPDLDLDLSGAALSTWDDDPWAGAAYSLSAGPLVERVLSRRFGPLAFAGEHTAGGFAALMEGAVRSGKRAARVIGERV; encoded by the coding sequence ATGCGAGTCGTCGTGATCGGAGCCGGCCTCGCCGGGCTCGCCGCCGCAGACGAGCTCGAGCGCGCCGGGCGTGAGGTGGTGGTCCTCGAGGCCCGCGATCGCGTCGGAGGGCGCACGTGGTCGCGCCGGTTGCGCGGCGGAGCGCCCGTCGAGATGGGCGCCGAGTTCGTGCTGCCGGGCAACGACGCACTGATCGACCTGGCGCACACGCTCGGACTCTCGCTCGGCGAGCGCGGGATGAGCTATGGCCGCCGCGACCCCGTCGGGGGGATCGGCACGGACCACTCCGAGCTCGAGTTCGCCGCGCGCAAGGTCGCTGCGGGGCTCGAGGGCTTCGAGCCCGAGGAGGCGCCTGACGCCGAGCGCTTCCTCGGCACGCTGGCGATCCCCGAGGGCGCCCGCGAGGCGCTGCGGGCGCGGATCGAGGTCTCCGCCGCGGGTCACGTGGCCGACATCTCGGCGCGCGACCTCGGCGGGCTCGCCCACATCGACCGTGAGCCGGCGCTCTCGATCGCACCCGGGAACGATTCGGTGGCGAAGGCGCTCGCCGAGCGGCTGGCGGGATCGGTCCGGCTCTCCACACCGGTGCGGCGGGTCAGGACCCGCCCGCACTCGGTCCGCGTCGACACGGGTGACGGTCTCGAGATCGAGGCCGACCGCTGCATCGTCGCGATCCCCGCGAGCGTCATCGGCCGGGTCGAGTTCGACCCGCCGCTGCCCTCCGACGCGCGCGCCGCACTCGACGGGATCGCCTACGGCCACGCGGCCAAGCTGTTCGTGCCGCTGCGCGAGCCCGCCGAGCCGAGCGCGGTCCTGTCGGTACCCGAGCGCTTCTGGTGCTGGACCGCGCACGGAGCCGACGGCACACGGCCGATCGCGCTCAACTGCTTCGCCGGCTCGCCCGCGGCCCTGGAGCGGCTGGATGTCGCGAACGGCCCCGACCGCTGGCTCGAGGCGGTGGTTCGACTGCGCCCCGATCTCGACCTCGACCTCTCCGGCGCGGCGCTCTCGACCTGGGACGACGACCCGTGGGCCGGCGCCGCCTACTCGCTGTCAGCAGGCCCGCTCGTCGAGCGGGTCCTGAGCCGGCGGTTCGGCCCGCTGGCGTTCGCCGGTGAGCACACCGCCGGCGGCTTCGCGGCGCTCATGGAGGGAGCCGTGCGGAGCGGGAAACGCGCCGCCCGGGTCATCGGCGAGCGCGTATGA
- a CDS encoding branched-chain amino acid permease: MSPTTRQSLRAGARAGIPFAVAGLVLAASFGVLAGPIIGVVAAVVMSALVFAGSAQFASVAILGGGGGALAAIVAGLLLNMRYLPMGIALAPSLRGGPARRAGAGLLMIDASWAMAVRPDGRMDPAFMIGATLPSLPCWIAGTAIGALVGDAIGDPATYGIDVIFPTFFLALLMSGEGSAPGSLVAALLGAAIALALLPFAPPGVPIIVAAAAALIGLRDRGREAIGGADPGRGPEPLEAPR, translated from the coding sequence ATGTCGCCGACGACCCGTCAGTCCCTGCGCGCCGGCGCCCGCGCCGGAATCCCGTTCGCCGTCGCGGGGCTGGTCCTCGCGGCATCGTTCGGCGTCCTCGCGGGCCCGATCATCGGAGTCGTCGCAGCGGTCGTGATGTCCGCGCTCGTATTCGCGGGCTCGGCCCAGTTCGCCTCCGTCGCGATCCTCGGCGGCGGGGGCGGGGCCCTCGCGGCGATCGTCGCCGGCCTGCTGCTCAACATGCGCTACCTGCCGATGGGAATCGCCCTGGCTCCGTCGCTTCGCGGTGGGCCGGCGCGCAGGGCCGGCGCGGGACTGCTGATGATCGACGCGTCCTGGGCGATGGCCGTGCGACCCGACGGCCGCATGGACCCCGCGTTCATGATCGGAGCGACGCTGCCGTCGCTCCCCTGCTGGATCGCCGGCACCGCGATCGGCGCGCTGGTCGGCGACGCCATCGGCGACCCCGCGACCTACGGGATCGACGTCATCTTTCCGACCTTCTTCCTCGCCCTGCTGATGTCCGGCGAGGGCTCGGCTCCCGGCTCGCTCGTCGCGGCGCTGCTCGGCGCGGCGATCGCCCTCGCGCTGCTGCCCTTCGCTCCGCCCGGCGTCCCGATCATCGTCGCCGCCGCGGCCGCCCTGATCGGTCTGCGCGACCGGGGCAGGGAAGCGATCGGCGGCGCCGATCCGGGCCGCGGACCCGAGCCGCTCGAGGCGCCGCGATGA
- a CDS encoding spermidine/putrescine ABC transporter substrate-binding protein produces the protein MSAGHGAGDAPRQPRFVPDRGMTRRSLLRSGAAAGLGVYAAGLSGCLLQRPVERVNAGVVAEPKIDGDLRIFNWAQYMNPALKKGFSEKYGVEISEVNFDNLEAMVTKLRGGGAYDLIFPTPEYLDRLRQEGLLTRFDAYKLKGADEITAFYDNVWWDPEHEYSIPYTYYTTGIAWRSDQVSGMEGSWNDLTNPEGAGKMFILDDFQEAIGEGNLINGFDLNTIDPNELEISKETLLEQKEFARGFSTNSTSNLVSGAAWIHQAWNGDIVNVRNQVDAPENYLYETCSEGVPVGTDCYAVPITAESPGTALKFIEWMLQPENAAANVGWNGYPQPVAGGREKFAELVKDEPAIDVDLDALGDGGMEYRLGTAEDRRLWTDTWTEIKAS, from the coding sequence GTGAGCGCCGGGCACGGCGCCGGAGACGCGCCACGCCAGCCGCGCTTCGTTCCCGACCGCGGGATGACCCGGCGCTCGTTGCTCCGGTCGGGCGCCGCGGCCGGGCTCGGCGTCTACGCGGCGGGTCTGTCGGGGTGCCTGCTCCAGCGCCCGGTCGAGCGCGTCAACGCCGGCGTCGTGGCCGAGCCGAAGATCGACGGCGACCTGCGGATCTTCAACTGGGCGCAGTACATGAACCCGGCGCTCAAGAAGGGGTTCTCGGAGAAATACGGCGTCGAGATCTCCGAGGTCAACTTCGACAACCTCGAGGCGATGGTCACCAAGCTCCGCGGCGGCGGCGCCTACGACCTGATCTTCCCGACCCCCGAGTACCTCGATCGGCTCCGTCAGGAGGGGCTGCTGACCCGCTTCGACGCCTACAAGCTCAAGGGCGCCGACGAGATCACCGCGTTCTACGACAACGTCTGGTGGGACCCCGAGCACGAGTACTCGATCCCCTACACGTACTACACGACCGGAATCGCCTGGCGATCGGACCAGGTGAGCGGGATGGAGGGGTCCTGGAACGACCTGACCAATCCCGAGGGCGCGGGGAAGATGTTCATCCTCGACGACTTCCAGGAAGCGATCGGTGAGGGCAACCTGATCAACGGGTTCGACCTCAACACGATCGACCCGAACGAGCTCGAGATCTCGAAGGAGACGCTGCTCGAGCAGAAGGAGTTCGCACGCGGCTTCTCGACGAACTCGACGTCGAACCTCGTCTCGGGCGCGGCCTGGATCCACCAGGCCTGGAACGGCGACATCGTCAACGTTCGAAACCAGGTCGACGCGCCGGAGAACTACCTCTACGAGACCTGCTCGGAGGGCGTGCCGGTCGGGACCGACTGCTACGCCGTGCCGATCACCGCCGAGAGCCCCGGGACGGCGCTCAAGTTCATCGAGTGGATGCTCCAGCCCGAGAACGCCGCCGCCAACGTCGGCTGGAACGGCTATCCGCAGCCGGTCGCGGGAGGTCGTGAGAAGTTCGCCGAGCTCGTCAAGGACGAGCCCGCGATCGACGTCGACCTGGACGCCCTCGGCGACGGCGGGATGGAGTACAGGCTCGGCACGGCGGAGGACCGTCGCCTGTGGACCGACACCTGGACCGAGATCAAGGCGAGCTGA
- a CDS encoding undecaprenyl-diphosphate phosphatase yields MSLLEAIVLGLLQGLTEFLPISSSAHLLVFPALFGWDDPGAAFTAVTQLGTETAVLIYFRHELWAIATTWLGSLRDPELRRRPEARLGWYIIIATVPIVILGLTFETQIENGARNLWLVGSMLIVFGLVLLYADRRAKLERDIDGLSTRDGILIGLAQCLSLIPGVSRSGATISAGLLLGLDRAAAARFAFLLALPAVFGSGLYQLLDILRGEEAVGEPIAMIALATVVAFVVGYAVIAGLLRYLQNHTLGVFVGYRIALGILVLALTAAGAISV; encoded by the coding sequence TTGTCGCTGCTCGAAGCCATAGTCCTCGGCCTGCTCCAGGGTCTGACCGAGTTCCTGCCGATCTCATCGAGCGCCCACCTGCTCGTGTTCCCGGCCCTGTTCGGCTGGGACGATCCGGGGGCGGCGTTCACGGCGGTGACGCAGCTCGGCACCGAGACGGCCGTGCTCATCTACTTCCGCCACGAGCTCTGGGCGATCGCGACGACCTGGCTCGGATCGCTTCGCGACCCCGAGCTCCGCAGACGGCCGGAGGCGCGACTCGGCTGGTACATCATCATCGCGACGGTCCCGATCGTGATCCTCGGGCTCACGTTCGAGACCCAGATCGAGAACGGCGCGCGCAACCTCTGGCTCGTCGGCTCGATGCTGATCGTGTTCGGCCTCGTCCTGCTCTACGCCGATCGCCGCGCGAAGCTCGAGCGCGACATCGACGGCCTGTCGACCCGCGACGGGATCCTGATCGGCCTCGCCCAGTGCCTCTCGCTGATCCCCGGCGTCTCGCGGTCGGGCGCGACGATCAGCGCCGGTCTGCTGCTCGGCCTCGACCGCGCCGCCGCCGCGCGGTTCGCGTTCCTGCTCGCGCTGCCGGCCGTGTTCGGCAGCGGGCTTTACCAGCTGCTCGACATCCTGCGCGGCGAGGAGGCCGTCGGCGAGCCGATCGCGATGATCGCCCTCGCGACCGTCGTCGCATTCGTCGTCGGCTACGCCGTCATCGCCGGACTGCTGCGCTATCTGCAGAACCACACCCTCGGCGTCTTCGTCGGCTACCGGATCGCCCTGGGCATCCTCGTCCTCGCGCTCACGGCGGCCGGCGCGATCTCCGTCTGA